In Bacteroidota bacterium, a single window of DNA contains:
- a CDS encoding tRNA (adenosine(37)-N6)-threonylcarbamoyltransferase complex transferase subunit TsaD, producing TLAAQKYNITEIAIAGGVSANSGLRKKIVELGDLYKRSTYIPDKAYCTDNAGMIAVAAYYKFLKQQFSSQAIAPAARYSL from the coding sequence ACCTTAGCTGCACAAAAATACAATATAACAGAGATTGCAATTGCAGGCGGTGTTTCCGCTAATTCGGGTTTGCGAAAGAAAATAGTTGAGCTAGGAGATTTATACAAAAGGAGTACCTATATTCCGGATAAAGCATATTGTACAGACAATGCCGGTATGATAGCAGTTGCCGCCTACTATAAATTTTTAAAGCAACAGTTTTCTTCTCAAGCTATTGCGCCTGCCGCCAGATATTCTTTATAG
- a CDS encoding choice-of-anchor B family protein, which produces MIKKLLSALTICTTIVFSQNTNVQFKSQLTFPGQTCANIGGFADSLNNEYALVCASKGLAIVDVTVPTNPILKKQVSGPTNLWREVKTYKGFAYVTNEADSGLQIINLNGLPDTTLPSKFWKGDGAIAGLLKTIHALHIDTTKGFAYLYGSNSNLANGGVIVADLTNPWNPTYAGKYNSHYVHDGYVDNDTLYAGEIYQGKFTVINFANKVSPQVLQSVSTPGNFTHNTWISDNRKVIYTTDEVNGSYLAAYDISNLTNITELDRIQSNPGSGSVVHNVHIHNDYAVSSWYKDGFTIVDAHRPTNLVQVGNYDTYSGSGSGFEGAWGVYPYLPSGNILVTNINEGLFVLTPTYVRASYLEGTVVDSSNGAPIFNAKVDILSTSASDNSLLNGTYATGTPQSGSFSVLVSKVGYYSKTIPNVNLSNGIVSVLHVTLTPIPTTNFSVTVYDNTGNPLSSASASLINTIYTYTANSNASGTATFSGVKIGTYTLVVGKWGYIAECNGAIISLTPTPLSFSLSPGYSDDFSVDLGWTISGTATSGTWVRAKPVGTIFNTTTANPATDASSNDCLDFAYITGNGGGAPSFDDVDNGVTILTSPSFDLTSYSNPEISFYKWFFNDGGAGSPNDSLELVVSNGITADTVAYFDYTSPNNSTWDLFSFPVKNHIALTSTMNFKISIWDKSPFHLVEGGIDNFEIKENTSNSITTNTSPTNELKQVFGASSSYLAYQTIVSHNNQYRIEIIDLTGKKIKQYYLNDSKGMVELNSSDLSKGLYIGKLVVNNETRSVTKIIIH; this is translated from the coding sequence ATGATTAAAAAACTTCTTTCAGCACTTACAATATGTACTACAATTGTATTTTCACAAAACACAAATGTTCAATTCAAATCTCAACTAACTTTTCCGGGGCAAACGTGTGCCAACATTGGCGGATTTGCTGACAGCTTAAATAATGAATACGCGTTGGTATGTGCCTCAAAAGGTCTAGCAATTGTTGATGTAACTGTTCCCACAAACCCTATACTAAAAAAGCAGGTATCCGGACCTACAAATTTGTGGCGTGAAGTAAAAACGTATAAAGGATTTGCATATGTTACAAATGAGGCTGATAGCGGATTACAAATTATTAATCTAAATGGTTTGCCCGACACAACACTTCCGTCTAAATTTTGGAAAGGAGATGGAGCAATTGCCGGCTTATTAAAAACTATTCATGCACTGCACATTGATACCACCAAAGGATTTGCTTATTTATATGGCAGTAATTCAAATTTAGCCAATGGAGGTGTAATTGTTGCAGATTTAACAAATCCATGGAATCCAACATATGCAGGGAAATACAACAGCCATTATGTACACGATGGCTATGTGGATAACGACACCCTATATGCCGGAGAAATTTACCAAGGAAAGTTTACTGTTATAAATTTTGCAAATAAAGTAAGTCCGCAAGTACTGCAAAGTGTTTCTACTCCTGGAAATTTTACACACAACACTTGGATAAGCGACAACAGAAAAGTAATATATACCACAGATGAGGTTAATGGTTCCTATTTAGCGGCTTACGATATTTCAAATCTAACGAATATCACAGAGCTTGATAGAATTCAGTCGAATCCAGGGTCTGGATCAGTGGTACACAATGTTCATATTCATAATGATTATGCTGTATCATCATGGTACAAAGATGGCTTTACAATTGTAGATGCCCACAGGCCAACAAATTTAGTACAGGTAGGGAATTATGACACCTATTCCGGCTCAGGAAGTGGGTTTGAGGGTGCTTGGGGAGTTTATCCTTATTTACCTTCTGGGAACATTCTAGTTACCAATATAAATGAAGGGCTTTTCGTGTTAACTCCCACGTATGTAAGGGCATCCTACCTAGAGGGTACAGTAGTTGACTCATCGAACGGTGCCCCTATTTTTAATGCTAAAGTTGATATTTTATCTACAAGCGCATCCGACAACTCTTTGCTAAACGGAACGTATGCTACCGGGACTCCACAAAGTGGTTCATTTTCTGTATTAGTTTCTAAAGTTGGTTATTATTCCAAAACAATTCCTAATGTTAATTTATCAAATGGAATAGTAAGTGTTTTGCATGTAACGCTCACTCCAATACCAACAACAAATTTTTCTGTTACTGTTTATGACAACACAGGAAACCCTTTGAGCAGTGCTTCTGCATCTCTTATAAACACTATTTACACCTACACTGCAAATTCCAATGCAAGTGGAACTGCAACTTTTTCAGGAGTAAAAATTGGGACCTATACCTTGGTGGTAGGAAAATGGGGATACATAGCCGAATGTAATGGCGCAATTATTTCTTTAACCCCTACTCCACTCTCTTTTAGCCTTTCTCCTGGATATTCAGATGATTTTTCGGTTGATTTAGGATGGACAATATCCGGCACAGCAACTTCGGGTACATGGGTACGAGCAAAACCTGTCGGAACCATTTTTAACACAACAACTGCAAATCCGGCAACAGATGCATCGAGTAACGACTGCCTAGATTTTGCTTACATTACTGGGAATGGCGGAGGAGCGCCTAGTTTTGATGATGTTGATAATGGTGTTACTATCTTAACCTCGCCTTCATTCGACCTAACATCGTATTCCAATCCGGAAATATCATTTTACAAATGGTTTTTTAACGATGGAGGAGCCGGATCACCAAACGATAGTCTTGAACTAGTAGTATCTAATGGTATTACTGCGGATACAGTTGCTTATTTTGATTATACAAGTCCAAATAATTCTACGTGGGATTTATTTTCTTTTCCGGTAAAAAATCACATTGCACTTACCAGTACCATGAATTTTAAAATTAGCATTTGGGATAAAAGCCCATTTCATTTAGTAGAAGGAGGTATAGATAATTTCGAAATAAAAGAAAACACATCCAACAGTATAACTACTAATACTAGCCCCACAAACGAATTAAAACAAGTATTTGGAGCAAGTTCTAGCTATCTGGCTTATCAAACAATTGTATCTCACAACAATCAATACCGTATTGAAATAATTGATTTGACAGGAAAAAAGATTAAACAATATTATTTAAACGACTCAAAAGGAATGGTAGAACTTAATTCTTCTGATTTATCGAAAGGCTTATATATAGGCAAACTTGTGGTGAATAATGAAACACGTTCAGTAACAAAAATTATAATTCATTAG
- a CDS encoding T9SS type A sorting domain-containing protein, protein MDSGVNFVCYFDTANATSLFNVPKLDALPEESLADRLQQYLRILHPQSSLNLMSNVRSLTSTHLSYNQTINGIEIYRAQVKVNISSSNKITSLFDNSIKEIRIAPNKFPVNYTFPASYRTNGASKQVYFYSAERILEPCMLIHCKGSGDENWELIIDSNNKILYQRDLNVYYKPLADSVVKAMVYMPDPLTSGNVVYGGSYKDNNDADSPQLTNQRTQVDIKVDYSGGLFSLENNYVSIQDFSSPFYAPATSFGIPDFDFTRSQSEFEDVNVYYHINTYQNYLQQLGFFNLVNYPIAVDPHGTFNDNSFFTPSSGPPSLTFGVGGVDDAEDADVIVHEYGHAVSYSAAPNTNFGNQRMALDEAIGDYIAASYSRSINEYKWEDVYTWDGHNEFWSGRKTTSEKQYPNDLDYNIYHDAEIWSSTIMQIWEDIGRETTDRILFESLYNYSSGMTMKDAAILFAQADSLLNGGANAASICKRMYERGLFDICYVAPNDGNFIHVLNSIGFSDGTGLQVLFADITDAKISLYNTLGKNLYSHNLQAVGSFSLDGRNFAKGIYLLDIETTSQRKVFKLINQ, encoded by the coding sequence ATGGATTCTGGCGTCAATTTTGTTTGTTATTTTGATACTGCGAACGCTACATCTTTATTCAATGTACCCAAGTTAGACGCATTGCCAGAAGAGTCTTTAGCGGATAGATTACAGCAGTATTTAAGGATTTTACATCCTCAAAGTAGCCTTAATTTGATGAGTAATGTCCGTAGCTTAACTTCAACACACTTATCGTATAATCAAACCATAAATGGAATCGAGATTTATAGAGCTCAAGTAAAAGTAAATATTTCAAGTTCTAATAAGATTACGTCATTATTTGATAATTCAATTAAAGAAATTCGTATTGCTCCAAACAAATTTCCGGTAAATTATACTTTTCCCGCTTCTTATCGAACTAATGGGGCTTCCAAACAAGTTTATTTTTATTCAGCAGAACGTATTTTAGAACCTTGTATGTTAATACACTGCAAAGGCTCTGGCGATGAAAATTGGGAGTTAATTATTGATTCCAATAATAAAATTTTATACCAACGAGATTTGAATGTATATTACAAACCATTGGCAGATTCTGTTGTTAAGGCAATGGTATATATGCCGGATCCGCTAACTTCCGGAAATGTTGTGTATGGAGGCTCTTATAAGGACAATAACGATGCCGATTCTCCACAACTTACCAATCAGCGAACGCAGGTTGATATAAAAGTTGATTATTCCGGAGGTTTGTTTTCGCTCGAAAATAATTATGTATCTATTCAAGATTTTAGTTCTCCGTTTTATGCTCCGGCCACTAGTTTTGGAATTCCAGATTTTGATTTTACACGCTCGCAAAGTGAATTCGAAGATGTAAATGTATATTACCATATTAACACATACCAAAACTATTTACAGCAATTGGGATTTTTTAATTTGGTTAATTATCCTATTGCAGTTGATCCACACGGGACTTTTAATGATAATTCTTTTTTTACACCTTCATCCGGCCCTCCTAGTCTAACCTTTGGAGTTGGCGGTGTAGATGATGCCGAAGATGCAGATGTAATTGTACATGAGTATGGTCATGCTGTTTCGTATAGTGCTGCACCCAATACTAATTTCGGTAATCAACGAATGGCACTGGATGAGGCAATAGGAGATTACATTGCTGCTTCTTATTCTAGAAGCATTAATGAATATAAATGGGAAGATGTATATACTTGGGATGGTCACAACGAATTTTGGAGTGGAAGAAAAACTACTTCCGAAAAACAGTATCCTAATGACTTAGATTATAATATTTATCATGATGCAGAAATTTGGTCGTCTACAATCATGCAAATTTGGGAGGATATTGGCAGGGAAACTACCGATAGAATATTGTTTGAATCGTTGTATAATTATTCTAGCGGAATGACTATGAAAGATGCTGCTATTCTTTTTGCTCAAGCAGATTCTCTTTTAAATGGAGGAGCTAATGCAGCCAGTATCTGTAAACGAATGTATGAACGAGGATTATTTGACATTTGTTATGTAGCACCTAACGATGGTAACTTTATTCATGTGCTAAATAGTATTGGTTTTTCTGACGGTACAGGACTACAAGTTTTGTTTGCAGATATAACCGATGCAAAAATTTCATTGTACAATACACTTGGAAAAAATCTTTATTCACATAATTTACAAGCCGTTGGTTCGTTTTCATTAGATGGGCGGAATTTTGCAAAAGGTATTTATTTGTTGGATATCGAAACGACATCGCAACGAAAAGTTTTTAAATTGATTAATCAGTAG
- a CDS encoding asparagine synthetase B produces MHLSVQASYILIPMDQVQKNHLKAYGIAYWALTKETEVQWLLNYRGGSFMFKDNKVFQSECIIRGVSFEVIADAQSTAILQEISNPEVNMDAVKLEKPPKVAVYSPKTKQPWDDAVTLALTYSEIPYDVVYDEEIIGDKLLLYDWLHLHHEDFTGQYGKFYGAYRNAAWYQEEVRYLEASAKALGFSKVSQLKLGVAKKIRDFTVGGGFLFAMCSAPDSYDIALAAEGTDICESMFDGDGSDPSMNKKLDFTKTFAFTDFSVIPNPYDYSKSTIDTRVMRSQKGVNKTNDYFSLFSFSAKWDPVPTMLCQNHETLIKAFWGQTVGFDKKTIKSNVLILGENKAAGEARYIHGEFGKGTYTFYSGHDPEDYEHRVEDPPTDLALHPNSAGYRLILNNILFPAAKKKKQKT; encoded by the coding sequence ATGCACTTGTCGGTACAGGCCAGTTACATTCTTATTCCGATGGATCAAGTGCAAAAAAATCATTTAAAAGCATACGGAATTGCATATTGGGCATTGACAAAAGAAACAGAAGTACAATGGCTGCTTAACTACCGCGGTGGAAGTTTTATGTTTAAAGACAACAAAGTTTTTCAGAGCGAGTGCATTATACGTGGTGTTTCGTTTGAAGTAATTGCCGATGCTCAATCTACTGCAATTCTTCAAGAAATATCTAATCCGGAAGTGAACATGGATGCAGTTAAACTGGAAAAGCCTCCCAAAGTGGCGGTGTATTCGCCCAAAACGAAACAGCCTTGGGATGATGCGGTAACACTGGCCCTTACATATTCCGAAATACCTTACGATGTAGTTTATGATGAAGAAATTATAGGAGATAAACTTTTATTGTACGATTGGTTGCATTTGCACCACGAAGATTTTACTGGTCAATATGGCAAATTTTATGGTGCATACAGAAATGCAGCTTGGTACCAAGAAGAAGTTCGGTATTTAGAAGCAAGTGCAAAGGCGTTAGGTTTTTCAAAAGTATCTCAGTTAAAATTGGGTGTGGCAAAAAAAATTAGAGATTTTACGGTAGGAGGGGGATTTTTGTTTGCCATGTGTTCTGCACCTGATTCGTATGATATCGCCTTAGCAGCTGAGGGTACAGATATTTGCGAATCTATGTTTGATGGAGATGGTTCAGATCCTTCCATGAATAAAAAATTAGATTTTACAAAAACATTTGCTTTTACAGATTTCTCTGTCATCCCAAATCCATACGATTATTCTAAATCAACCATTGATACACGAGTAATGCGATCGCAAAAAGGAGTAAATAAAACCAACGATTATTTTTCTTTATTTTCTTTCTCAGCTAAGTGGGACCCGGTTCCTACGATGCTTTGTCAAAATCACGAAACATTGATAAAAGCATTTTGGGGTCAAACGGTAGGCTTTGATAAAAAAACAATTAAATCGAATGTGTTGATTTTAGGGGAAAATAAAGCTGCCGGTGAAGCTCGCTATATACATGGCGAATTTGGCAAAGGCACGTACACGTTTTACAGTGGGCACGATCCCGAAGATTACGAGCATAGGGTGGAAGATCCTCCAACAGATTTGGCATTGCATCCTAATTCAGCCGGCTACAGGCTTATTTTAAATAATATATTATTTCCTGCTGCTAAAAAGAAAAAACAAAAAACGTAG
- a CDS encoding thiazole synthase, translating to MDKLIIANKTFSSRLFTGTGKFSSNELMSESLLASGSELVTVALKRVDVTNTDDDILKHLNHPQFNLLPNTSGARNAKEAILAAELAREALQTNWLKLEIHPDPKYLLPDPIETFNAAKELVKLGFVVLPYIHADPVLCKKLEDIGVAAVMPLGSPIGSNLGLETKKFLEIIIEQSNVPVIVDAGIGAPSHAAQAMEMGADAVLVNTAIAVSNNPVEMGIAFKLAVEAGRMAFEARLGSRSTTAHASSPLTAFLD from the coding sequence ATGGATAAATTAATAATAGCCAATAAAACATTCTCTTCACGCCTCTTCACGGGCACAGGGAAATTTAGTTCTAACGAATTAATGAGTGAAAGTCTTTTAGCCTCTGGCTCTGAATTGGTAACGGTAGCTTTAAAACGTGTTGATGTTACAAATACAGACGATGATATTTTAAAACACCTAAATCATCCACAATTTAATTTATTGCCGAATACATCAGGTGCACGAAATGCAAAAGAAGCTATACTGGCTGCAGAGCTTGCCAGAGAAGCCCTGCAAACCAACTGGCTAAAATTAGAAATACATCCAGATCCTAAATATTTATTACCCGACCCAATTGAAACGTTTAATGCGGCCAAAGAGCTTGTTAAGCTTGGGTTTGTAGTTCTTCCATATATTCATGCCGACCCGGTGCTGTGTAAAAAGCTAGAAGATATTGGTGTTGCAGCGGTAATGCCATTAGGCTCTCCTATAGGAAGCAACTTAGGATTAGAAACTAAAAAATTTTTAGAGATTATTATTGAGCAAAGCAATGTACCTGTAATTGTAGATGCGGGTATTGGAGCTCCATCTCATGCAGCACAAGCTATGGAAATGGGAGCCGATGCTGTGCTAGTAAACACGGCTATTGCCGTTTCGAACAATCCTGTTGAAATGGGTATTGCATTTAAATTAGCTGTAGAAGCCGGAAGAATGGCATTTGAGGCTAGACTTGGAAGCAGGAGTACTACGGCACATGCTAGTAGTCCGTTGACTGCATTTTTGGATTAA
- a CDS encoding peptidylprolyl isomerase, protein MNTIRILTGLSLFVSTLFSIAQNNDPVLMTVGDSKITVSEFSSIYHKNSAKDEKASSQEAIEKYLDLFVNFKLKVKEAEDLKMDTVVAFKEELKGYRKQLAQPYLTDKDVNDKVLKEAYERLQSDVRASHILLKVADNALPKDTLAVYTKIMKLRERIIKGEDFNKVAKEVSEDPSAKDNGGDLGYFTAMQMVYPFESAAYNTKVGEVSMPVKTRFGYHLIKVVDKRKAQGEMLAAHIMVKTGDKMTKEDSLKAKTKIDELYAKIKAGEDFAQLAQTYSDDKPSAQKGGELPWFGTNRMPLEFEQAAFALKNNNDVAAPMQTKYGWHIIKRLDKKDLGTFESMKNELKGKVSKDSRSQIGRTSLIAKIKKDYGFKDNVKLKEEFYKVVDTSFFDGKWTADKAAKLNKPMFSFMDKQFTQTDFAKFLESRQTKRAKMDIKLLVDQSYAQFVDESAIAFEDGRLEQKYPEFKSLMQEYREGILLFELTDKKVWSKAVKDTTGLKEFYEKNKVNYMWDERADASIYTCADEKVAKAVRKLLSKNKSQADITAEINKTSQLNLQVENKIYTKGENKMIDENWTPGISADKKIDGNKISFVVVNKLLKPEPKAFNEAKGIITADYQNYLEKEWIASLKQKYKVDINKAVLSTVK, encoded by the coding sequence ATGAACACAATCAGAATACTAACAGGTTTAAGCTTATTTGTTTCTACTTTATTTTCAATAGCTCAAAACAACGATCCTGTTTTGATGACCGTAGGAGATTCTAAAATTACTGTTTCGGAATTTTCTTCTATTTATCACAAAAACAGCGCCAAGGACGAGAAAGCTAGCTCACAAGAAGCTATTGAAAAGTACCTTGATTTGTTTGTAAACTTTAAGCTGAAGGTAAAAGAAGCCGAAGATTTAAAGATGGATACTGTAGTGGCTTTTAAAGAAGAGCTAAAAGGATATAGAAAACAATTGGCTCAACCTTATTTAACTGATAAAGATGTAAATGATAAAGTATTGAAAGAGGCTTATGAAAGATTGCAATCGGATGTTCGTGCTAGTCATATTCTTTTAAAGGTAGCTGATAATGCGCTTCCTAAAGATACATTGGCTGTTTACACAAAAATTATGAAGCTTAGAGAGCGAATCATAAAAGGTGAGGATTTTAATAAAGTAGCGAAAGAAGTTTCTGAAGATCCTTCTGCAAAAGATAATGGAGGCGATTTAGGATATTTTACAGCAATGCAAATGGTTTACCCTTTTGAAAGCGCTGCATATAATACAAAGGTTGGCGAAGTTTCCATGCCGGTTAAAACAAGATTTGGATATCATTTAATTAAAGTAGTTGATAAACGTAAAGCACAAGGCGAAATGTTGGCAGCTCACATAATGGTTAAAACCGGTGATAAAATGACCAAAGAAGATTCGCTGAAAGCAAAAACTAAAATAGACGAATTGTATGCAAAAATAAAAGCCGGAGAAGATTTTGCACAGTTGGCTCAAACATATTCCGATGATAAACCATCTGCCCAAAAAGGTGGAGAGTTGCCTTGGTTTGGTACAAACCGTATGCCACTTGAATTTGAACAGGCTGCATTCGCCTTAAAAAATAATAATGATGTGGCTGCTCCTATGCAAACAAAATATGGATGGCATATTATTAAGCGATTAGATAAAAAGGATTTAGGCACTTTTGAGAGTATGAAAAATGAGTTAAAGGGAAAGGTTTCAAAAGATTCACGCTCACAAATTGGTCGTACATCTCTTATTGCAAAAATTAAAAAAGACTACGGATTTAAAGACAACGTTAAGTTGAAAGAAGAGTTTTACAAAGTTGTAGATACCTCTTTTTTTGATGGTAAATGGACAGCAGATAAAGCTGCTAAACTAAATAAACCTATGTTTAGCTTTATGGATAAGCAATTCACGCAAACCGATTTTGCTAAGTTTTTGGAGTCGCGTCAAACAAAACGAGCTAAAATGGATATTAAACTTTTGGTTGATCAATCGTATGCTCAGTTTGTTGACGAGTCGGCTATTGCTTTTGAAGATGGAAGGTTGGAACAAAAATATCCGGAGTTTAAATCCTTAATGCAAGAGTACAGAGAAGGAATTTTATTGTTCGAGCTTACAGATAAAAAAGTTTGGTCGAAAGCTGTAAAAGATACTACTGGACTGAAAGAGTTTTATGAAAAGAATAAAGTGAACTATATGTGGGATGAAAGAGCAGATGCTTCTATTTACACATGTGCGGATGAGAAAGTGGCGAAAGCAGTTAGAAAACTACTTTCTAAAAATAAATCGCAGGCAGATATTACGGCAGAGATAAATAAAACATCTCAGTTAAACCTTCAGGTTGAGAATAAAATTTACACAAAAGGAGAAAATAAAATGATTGACGAAAATTGGACTCCTGGAATTTCTGCAGATAAAAAGATAGATGGAAATAAAATTTCGTTTGTGGTAGTAAATAAATTATTGAAGCCAGAGCCAAAGGCATTTAACGAAGCTAAAGGCATTATTACCGCAGATTACCAAAATTATTTAGAAAAAGAATGGATTGCTTCATTAAAGCAAAAGTATAAAGTAGATATCAATAAAGCCGTTTTATCTACCGTTAAATAA
- a CDS encoding peptidylprolyl isomerase, with the protein MNKKYNVFLALLFLQVSFLVAQKPIVADKVIAVVGNKIITKFQLETEYQQYLSQNEIVAGENAKCQILEDLLYKKLLVVQAEKDSVEVSDAQVDQELDRRMRYFVAQFGSEEKFISFYGKTIEQFKEELRDNVYDLLLAKQVQEDITRGVTITPSDIKTYYEKIPVDSLPFINAEVEIGEIVIKPKVSSEAKKIAREKIEELRQRVLKGEKFTSLAILYSEDPGSAKNGGEYKDIPRGQFVPEFDAIAFRIKEGETSEVFETAYGYHFMQLLKRKGEFVDLRHILITPVISSSDMIKAKHLADSVYQLLKSDSVRFEELAGRYSDEEESKSNSGIILNPQTGSPKFEVDQLGVIDNTLFFAIDKLEPGKASEPTLSATRDGKQAYRILYLKSRTNPHKANLKEDYQRIQGAAKAEKETKMVNDWIRKKVQGVFVRIDGDYKDCKFQHEWKSQVSVFSK; encoded by the coding sequence ATGAATAAAAAGTATAATGTTTTCTTGGCGCTGCTTTTTTTGCAGGTGTCTTTTTTAGTTGCTCAAAAACCAATTGTTGCCGATAAAGTAATAGCGGTTGTTGGCAATAAAATCATTACAAAATTTCAACTCGAAACGGAGTACCAGCAATATTTATCACAAAACGAGATTGTGGCAGGAGAAAATGCTAAATGCCAGATTTTGGAAGATTTGCTTTACAAAAAACTATTGGTTGTACAAGCAGAAAAAGATAGCGTTGAGGTTTCTGATGCGCAGGTAGATCAAGAATTAGATCGTAGAATGAGGTATTTTGTAGCTCAGTTTGGCTCCGAAGAAAAATTTATTAGCTTTTATGGCAAAACGATAGAGCAGTTTAAAGAAGAGTTGAGAGATAATGTGTATGATTTATTGTTGGCTAAGCAAGTACAAGAAGATATCACAAGAGGTGTTACGATAACTCCGTCTGATATTAAAACCTATTACGAAAAAATACCGGTAGATAGTTTGCCATTTATCAATGCCGAAGTAGAGATTGGTGAAATTGTTATAAAACCCAAAGTGTCTTCCGAGGCTAAGAAAATTGCCAGAGAAAAAATTGAAGAGCTTCGTCAGCGAGTATTGAAGGGCGAAAAATTTACCTCTTTAGCAATTTTATATTCCGAAGATCCCGGCTCTGCAAAGAATGGCGGAGAATACAAGGATATTCCTCGCGGACAGTTTGTGCCGGAATTTGATGCAATTGCGTTTAGAATTAAAGAGGGCGAAACATCCGAAGTGTTTGAAACAGCTTACGGCTATCATTTTATGCAGTTACTAAAAAGAAAAGGAGAATTTGTTGATTTGCGACATATCTTAATTACACCCGTAATAAGCAGCAGTGATATGATAAAAGCTAAGCATTTAGCCGATAGCGTGTATCAATTGCTTAAGTCGGATTCTGTTAGGTTTGAAGAGTTGGCAGGACGCTATTCCGATGAAGAGGAAAGCAAATCAAATAGCGGAATTATTCTTAATCCACAAACTGGTTCGCCTAAATTTGAAGTTGATCAATTGGGTGTTATAGACAACACCTTGTTTTTTGCTATAGATAAGCTAGAGCCCGGAAAAGCATCGGAGCCTACCTTAAGTGCAACAAGAGACGGTAAGCAAGCATATCGAATTTTGTATTTAAAAAGTCGTACCAATCCACATAAAGCAAATTTAAAAGAAGATTACCAGCGTATTCAAGGAGCTGCAAAAGCAGAAAAAGAAACTAAGATGGTAAACGATTGGATTAGAAAAAAGGTGCAAGGTGTGTTTGTAAGAATTGATGGAGATTACAAGGATTGCAAGTTTCAGCACGAATGGAAATCCCAGGTTTCGGTGTTTTCTAAATAA
- a CDS encoding AAA family ATPase yields MKYQSDVEAADALVVKYKELRLEIAKVIIGQDDVVKDVIISIFSKGHCLLVGVPGLAKTLLVNTVAQVLGLNYNRIQFTPDLMPSDIIGSEILDENRQLKFIKGPLFANIILADEINRTPPKTQSALLEAMQERTVTTGGNKYELGNPFFVLATQNPIEQEGTYPLPEAQLDRFMFNVWLDYPTYKDELQVVKNTTSEYSVQLKQILSAEEIIYFQNLVKRVPVPDNVLEFAVKLSTSTRPNTPNAKEIVNNYLAWGAGPRASQYLVLGAKCHALLTGKYSPDIEDVKAVAVPILRHRIVRNYKAEADGVSTDTIIKELMK; encoded by the coding sequence ATGAAATACCAGTCAGATGTTGAAGCCGCAGACGCTTTAGTTGTAAAATATAAAGAGTTACGATTAGAAATAGCCAAAGTAATTATTGGGCAAGATGATGTTGTAAAAGATGTTATCATTTCTATTTTTAGCAAAGGTCATTGTTTATTGGTAGGTGTTCCGGGCTTAGCAAAAACGTTATTGGTAAATACAGTAGCGCAAGTATTAGGCTTGAATTATAACCGAATTCAGTTTACTCCAGATTTAATGCCATCCGATATTATTGGTAGCGAAATTTTAGATGAAAATCGTCAACTTAAATTTATCAAAGGTCCGTTGTTTGCTAACATCATTTTGGCCGATGAGATAAATCGTACTCCGCCTAAAACACAATCGGCACTGTTGGAGGCCATGCAAGAAAGAACCGTTACCACAGGCGGAAATAAATACGAGTTAGGAAATCCATTTTTTGTGTTGGCAACTCAAAATCCTATTGAGCAAGAAGGTACGTATCCATTGCCGGAAGCACAATTGGACAGGTTTATGTTTAACGTTTGGTTGGATTACCCAACGTATAAAGATGAATTGCAAGTAGTAAAAAATACAACATCCGAATACAGTGTTCAATTGAAACAAATTTTATCAGCTGAGGAAATTATTTATTTCCAAAATTTGGTTAAGCGAGTTCCTGTGCCGGATAATGTGTTAGAATTTGCAGTAAAGCTTTCAACCTCAACACGACCTAATACGCCTAATGCAAAAGAAATTGTAAATAATTATTTGGCTTGGGGCGCTGGTCCTAGAGCATCGCAATATTTAGTATTAGGAGCTAAATGCCATGCACTGCTTACCGGTAAATATTCTCCGGATATTGAAGATGTAAAAGCCGTAGCTGTTCCCATTCTGCGTCACAGAATTGTGCGTAACTACAAAGCAGAAGCTGATGGTGTTTCTACTGATACCATTATAAAGGAGTTGATGAAATAG